A window of the Butyricimonas faecalis genome harbors these coding sequences:
- the purH gene encoding bifunctional phosphoribosylaminoimidazolecarboxamide formyltransferase/IMP cyclohydrolase has translation MRTKRALISVFDKSGIVDFAKSLNSMGWEIISTGGTSKKLKEEGLQVKDISDLTQFPECFDGRVKTLHPNVEGGILAIRDNEKHKQQMAELGIEPIDMVVCNLYPFKETILKAGVSHEEIIENIDIGGPTMIRAAAKNYPFVTVITDPEDYTKVIEEIQVHGDTSLETKELLAAKVFIHTSHYDALIANYFSKRLNIQSPKTLTLTFEKKQDLRYGENPHQSATFYTQIQETEGTLTGAIQLHGKELSYNNIGDTDGALEALKEFDEPTVVAAKHANPCGVASAATLAEAFKKAYEADPVSIFGGIVAVNREVDKATAEIMSPIFLEVIVAPSFSEEALAILTKKKNLRLLQLSNISKRDYTSPKAKTVLGGLLIQDMDQQLLDGELKYVTQRRPSEKELEDLLFALKVVKHTKSNAIAIAKDKCTTGVGPGQVSRIWALENAIRQGGDRIAGSVMASDAFFPFADCVEAAHKAGITAIIQPGGSIHDQDSIDAANKYNIAMIFTGMRHFKH, from the coding sequence ATGAGAACGAAAAGAGCATTAATCAGTGTATTTGACAAAAGTGGGATTGTTGATTTTGCTAAATCGCTAAATTCTATGGGTTGGGAGATTATTTCTACCGGAGGAACCTCTAAAAAACTGAAAGAAGAGGGACTACAGGTGAAAGACATCTCAGATTTAACCCAATTCCCCGAGTGTTTTGACGGAAGAGTGAAAACCCTTCACCCGAATGTTGAGGGAGGTATTTTAGCGATCAGAGACAACGAGAAGCATAAGCAACAGATGGCCGAATTAGGAATTGAACCTATTGATATGGTCGTTTGTAATCTATATCCTTTCAAGGAAACCATTCTTAAAGCAGGTGTTTCACACGAGGAGATCATCGAGAATATCGATATTGGCGGGCCGACAATGATTCGGGCAGCCGCGAAGAATTATCCTTTCGTGACCGTGATTACAGATCCGGAAGATTACACGAAAGTTATCGAGGAAATTCAAGTTCATGGAGATACTTCTCTTGAGACGAAAGAGTTATTGGCAGCTAAAGTATTTATTCATACTTCACACTATGATGCTCTAATAGCCAACTATTTCTCCAAGCGATTGAATATTCAATCGCCGAAGACCCTGACGTTAACCTTCGAAAAGAAACAAGATCTTCGTTACGGGGAAAATCCTCACCAGTCAGCTACTTTCTATACTCAAATCCAGGAGACCGAGGGCACGTTGACGGGGGCGATCCAGTTGCATGGAAAAGAATTGTCATATAATAATATAGGTGATACCGACGGGGCTTTAGAAGCGTTGAAAGAGTTTGATGAGCCGACGGTAGTAGCAGCAAAGCATGCCAATCCGTGTGGAGTGGCTAGCGCCGCTACTCTCGCGGAAGCCTTTAAGAAAGCTTACGAGGCCGATCCCGTTTCTATTTTCGGGGGAATTGTTGCGGTAAACCGGGAAGTAGACAAGGCAACGGCAGAGATCATGTCTCCTATTTTCTTGGAAGTGATCGTGGCGCCCTCTTTCTCGGAAGAAGCTTTGGCGATTCTGACCAAAAAGAAAAATCTGAGATTATTACAATTATCCAATATTAGCAAAAGAGATTACACTTCACCCAAGGCAAAAACCGTATTGGGTGGTCTGTTGATTCAAGATATGGACCAGCAGTTGCTTGACGGTGAATTGAAATACGTTACCCAGCGTCGTCCTTCGGAGAAAGAGCTGGAAGATTTGTTGTTTGCATTAAAGGTTGTAAAGCATACTAAATCTAATGCCATCGCAATTGCAAAAGATAAATGCACCACGGGGGTTGGTCCCGGACAAGTAAGTCGAATCTGGGCGTTGGAAAATGCTATTCGTCAAGGCGGGGATCGGATTGCAGGGAGCGTGATGGCATCGGATGCTTTCTTCCCCTTTGCAGATTGTGTTGAGGCTGCTCATAAAGCAGGTATCACCGCGATCATTCAACCGGGCGGATCTATCCATGATCAGGATTCGATTGATGCGGCCAACAAGTATAATATTGCGATGATTTTTACTGGAATGAGACACTTCAAACATTAA
- a CDS encoding outer membrane beta-barrel protein, protein MSEKIEKLFKNALEQVSVEPPARVWEGINSHFAMKQKRLRRMYTYSGIAAAVILLFGVGFFMQSKQTDLYPTASIAAQNSTINNQDDNKILAFTSTPHSIPEIKRKNEAYSMEHLAPVPVSTSSMTGLENEQPEGDLKKASVRTAFIPLVNQNAIENQRKYAELLDGKSTTAVKTTPKAKDEDDKMFTVGGYVSPGYSSGSYKTSGSNARSAQYESNQMSGIFNVGGGLTFAVKPTKRISIETGLGYSRVGQKTDDAQVYVPRSGMVSYNANTHAYTPLGSVKNKANATVSSPESFVSLKTEQDEEGSIEQQFDAIEIPLIFRYHLNDNRVRFSVLGGFGASFMVRNHTYVNYNGKKEFMGEAEDIRTFNISTNIGFGVEYPLSKSIHLKVEPGFKYYLQSLSKSAEINFKPYSFTFSTGIGINF, encoded by the coding sequence ATGAGTGAGAAGATTGAGAAATTATTTAAAAACGCTTTGGAACAGGTTTCCGTTGAACCTCCAGCACGAGTGTGGGAAGGCATAAACTCCCATTTCGCGATGAAGCAAAAACGTCTGAGGCGAATGTACACGTATAGCGGTATTGCTGCTGCCGTAATATTGCTATTCGGGGTGGGATTTTTCATGCAAAGTAAACAGACGGACCTCTATCCTACCGCGTCTATTGCAGCTCAAAACTCGACTATTAACAATCAGGATGATAATAAGATACTGGCATTTACTTCTACCCCTCATTCAATTCCGGAAATAAAAAGAAAAAACGAAGCTTATTCCATGGAACATCTAGCCCCGGTCCCGGTTTCCACTTCCTCTATGACCGGTCTGGAAAACGAGCAGCCGGAGGGTGATTTGAAAAAAGCCTCCGTTCGTACGGCATTTATCCCTTTGGTAAATCAAAACGCGATAGAAAATCAACGCAAGTACGCGGAACTTCTGGATGGAAAAAGTACAACCGCGGTAAAGACAACGCCTAAAGCAAAAGACGAAGACGATAAAATGTTTACCGTGGGAGGATATGTCTCCCCCGGATATTCATCCGGCAGTTATAAAACAAGCGGCTCCAATGCTCGTTCGGCTCAATATGAAAGCAATCAAATGAGTGGTATTTTCAATGTAGGTGGAGGGTTGACTTTCGCTGTTAAACCTACGAAGCGCATCTCCATTGAAACCGGTTTGGGGTATTCCCGCGTGGGACAAAAGACGGACGACGCACAAGTTTATGTACCTCGTTCAGGCATGGTATCCTATAATGCCAACACGCATGCATATACCCCACTTGGTAGCGTGAAAAACAAAGCTAATGCAACCGTTTCTTCTCCCGAGAGTTTTGTTTCCTTAAAAACGGAACAAGATGAAGAGGGAAGTATTGAACAACAATTCGATGCCATCGAGATACCTCTAATCTTTCGTTATCATTTAAATGATAATAGAGTAAGATTTAGCGTGTTAGGTGGATTTGGCGCTAGTTTTATGGTACGTAATCACACGTACGTGAATTACAACGGGAAGAAAGAATTTATGGGAGAAGCCGAAGATATCAGAACGTTTAACATCAGCACGAATATCGGTTTCGGTGTCGAGTATCCCCTTTCGAAATCAATTCACCTAAAAGTAGAACCGGGATTCAAATATTATTTGCAATCTTTGAGCAAGAGCGCGGAAATTAATTTTAAACCCTACTCGTTCACGTTCTCCACGGGAATAGGGATTAATTTCTAA
- the hutI gene encoding imidazolonepropionase, with translation MKTLIINIKQLVQVEEEPRKWVAGADMAKLGIIDDAYLLINEDKIEAFGKMSELNQDSIYEGTDTVKEIDAKGRLVLPAYCDSHTHLVYAGSREIEYIDKIKGLSYEEIAKRGGGILNSAERIRKASEEELYDSAYGRLQEIASLGTGAVEIKSGYGLDTESELKMLRVIKRLSQETPLTIKSTFLGAHAVPVEYKGRQTEYVDLIINEMIPAVAAEDLADYIDVFCDKGFFTVEDTDRMLNAGMKYGLRAKIHANELDYSGGIQVGVKYNALSVDHLEYVGDEEIAALQGSETMPTVLPGAAFFLNMPYSPVRKMINAGLPVALASDFNPGSSPSGNMKFVMSLGCVNYKMLPEEVINATTINSAYAMGVEEELGSIAVGKKANFYVTTPITGIEYLPYAYGTDLVEAVFLNGEQI, from the coding sequence ATGAAAACATTAATTATAAACATAAAGCAACTTGTTCAAGTTGAGGAAGAACCGCGCAAATGGGTTGCCGGTGCCGATATGGCAAAACTGGGTATCATTGACGATGCTTATCTTCTGATTAACGAAGATAAAATAGAGGCTTTCGGTAAAATGAGCGAATTGAATCAAGATTCAATTTATGAGGGTACAGATACGGTGAAAGAAATAGATGCCAAAGGCCGTTTGGTTCTCCCCGCCTACTGTGATTCACACACACACTTGGTATATGCCGGAAGTCGGGAAATAGAGTATATTGACAAAATCAAAGGTTTATCATACGAGGAAATTGCCAAAAGAGGGGGTGGTATTTTGAATTCCGCCGAACGTATCCGGAAGGCATCAGAAGAAGAGTTATACGATTCTGCCTATGGTCGTTTACAAGAAATCGCCTCTCTCGGAACGGGAGCGGTGGAAATCAAGAGTGGCTACGGGTTGGACACGGAGAGCGAACTCAAAATGTTGCGTGTGATTAAAAGACTAAGTCAAGAAACACCTTTAACCATAAAGTCAACTTTCTTGGGAGCGCATGCCGTGCCGGTAGAGTACAAGGGACGGCAGACGGAATACGTGGATTTGATTATCAATGAAATGATTCCGGCTGTTGCTGCCGAAGATTTGGCAGATTATATAGACGTGTTCTGTGATAAAGGATTCTTCACGGTGGAAGACACGGACAGGATGTTGAATGCCGGAATGAAATACGGATTGCGTGCGAAGATACATGCGAACGAATTGGATTACTCGGGTGGTATTCAAGTCGGGGTAAAATACAATGCTCTTTCCGTGGATCATCTTGAATATGTCGGGGATGAAGAAATCGCTGCCTTGCAAGGTAGCGAGACCATGCCGACCGTGTTGCCGGGAGCTGCTTTCTTTTTGAATATGCCTTATTCTCCGGTTCGCAAAATGATCAATGCCGGACTTCCAGTTGCTTTGGCTTCGGATTTTAATCCTGGCTCCTCACCTTCCGGAAATATGAAATTCGTGATGTCTCTCGGATGTGTGAATTATAAAATGTTACCGGAAGAAGTCATTAACGCAACCACGATCAACTCGGCATACGCCATGGGTGTAGAGGAAGAGTTGGGTAGTATCGCCGTGGGTAAAAAAGCGAATTTCTATGTAACAACTCCGATTACAGGAATAGAGTATCTTCCCTATGCTTATGGGACTGATTTAGTTGAAGCAGTATTTTTAAACGGAGAACAAATTTAA
- the rodA gene encoding rod shape-determining protein RodA produces the protein MNSRSNNLLANIDWVSILLYLLLVFIGWLNIYAAVYDENHSSIFDISQKYGKQLVWIGAAFVLAFLVLLTDSKFFTTFSMVIYGIMIFLLIAVLFLGTETKGARSWFEIGDFRIQPAEFAKFATNLAIAYVMSRHNFKVMRFSSLLTIGLILALPAGLIILQNDTGSALVYSSFILVLFREGLHGSILLLCFVAAAIFVMALLYSPFTVLLVIIGGSLIAFYYYRHDIRELFQIILFIGCGFGLFALIKWIFNLSISDYYMLLIVYVITSITAIYPIYKRKMKNMIPLLLISWLCVGAAPSVNYVFDHLQSHQQDRINELLGIKVDPKGTGYNVTQSKIAIGSGGLLGKGFLQGTQTKLNFVPEQSTDFIFCTVGEEWGFMGSMIVVALLTAFILRIIKLAERQRSSFSRIYGYGVASILFFHVAVNIGMTIGMVPVIGIPLPFFSYGGSSLWSFTILIFIFLRLDANRLQVFR, from the coding sequence ATGAATAGCAGATCTAATAACTTACTTGCCAATATAGATTGGGTATCCATTCTATTATACCTGTTGCTTGTATTCATCGGGTGGTTAAATATTTACGCGGCAGTATATGATGAAAATCATAGCAGTATTTTTGATATTTCGCAGAAATATGGAAAACAGTTGGTTTGGATCGGGGCAGCTTTCGTGCTTGCCTTCCTCGTTCTACTCACGGATAGTAAATTCTTTACCACGTTTTCGATGGTCATTTACGGCATCATGATATTTTTATTGATTGCCGTTTTATTTTTGGGAACAGAAACAAAGGGTGCCCGTTCATGGTTTGAAATCGGGGATTTCCGCATTCAACCGGCTGAGTTTGCCAAGTTTGCAACCAATTTGGCCATAGCTTACGTCATGAGCCGTCATAATTTTAAGGTGATGCGATTTTCCAGTCTTCTGACCATCGGGTTAATTTTGGCTCTTCCCGCGGGATTGATTATCTTACAGAATGACACGGGATCCGCTCTCGTGTACAGTAGTTTTATCCTTGTGCTTTTTCGGGAAGGGTTACATGGTTCTATCCTATTGCTTTGTTTCGTGGCGGCGGCGATATTTGTCATGGCGTTGCTGTATTCTCCTTTCACGGTATTGCTCGTTATCATCGGGGGTTCTTTGATTGCCTTTTATTATTATCGACACGATATTCGGGAATTATTCCAAATCATCTTGTTCATCGGGTGTGGTTTTGGGCTTTTTGCCTTGATAAAATGGATTTTCAATCTGTCGATTTCCGATTATTACATGCTACTAATTGTTTACGTGATTACAAGTATAACCGCTATATATCCGATATATAAACGGAAGATGAAAAATATGATTCCCTTGTTGTTGATTTCGTGGTTGTGTGTAGGGGCTGCTCCTTCCGTGAATTATGTTTTTGATCATCTTCAATCCCATCAACAGGATCGTATCAATGAATTGCTGGGGATAAAAGTCGACCCCAAGGGAACCGGGTATAATGTCACGCAATCCAAAATTGCAATAGGTTCCGGGGGGTTGTTAGGTAAGGGATTTTTACAAGGGACGCAGACAAAATTGAACTTCGTTCCGGAGCAAAGTACAGACTTTATTTTCTGCACCGTTGGCGAAGAATGGGGTTTTATGGGAAGTATGATCGTCGTCGCACTTTTAACGGCGTTTATTTTACGAATTATCAAGTTGGCAGAACGTCAACGCTCCAGTTTTTCCCGAATATATGGTTATGGCGTAGCCTCTATCCTATTCTTCCATGTAGCAGTCAATATTGGAATGACCATCGGGATGGTACCTGTTATCGGTATCCCCCTTCCTTTCTTTAGTTACGGGGGGTCATCACTATGGTCTTTTACCATTCTTATATTTATATTTTTGAGATTGGATGCCAATCGTTTACAAGTCTTTAGATAA
- the mreC gene encoding rod shape-determining protein MreC produces the protein MKEIIKLILKYHFTIIFILLEIVSFSLIIRHNEYQRAIFSESASTLFGNISSTITSIKDYFRLKEINESLAKENILLKNRLEAYEFLQDTIIQRTVVEGSIPVYEYIGAKQVNATYNRTKNYITLNRGRKNGLQKEMAVCTPEGIVGLIQDLSDHFAVVIPLINVDARISAKIKKNNYYGSLQWDGNDYAYSYLNDIPYHVEVNAGDTIVTSGLSKIFPEGIVVGYVESVDKVTANFLKIKVKLAVDFKRINHVYVILNNKKNEQTSLEAINYHE, from the coding sequence GTGAAAGAGATTATAAAACTGATATTAAAATATCATTTTACTATTATTTTTATATTACTGGAAATCGTAAGTTTCTCTCTGATTATTCGTCATAACGAATATCAGAGAGCCATTTTCTCGGAAAGCGCTTCTACCCTATTCGGGAATATCTCGTCAACGATCACGAGCATAAAAGATTATTTCCGTTTAAAAGAGATAAATGAATCTTTAGCCAAGGAAAATATCCTGCTCAAAAATCGTTTGGAAGCGTATGAGTTTTTACAGGATACGATTATCCAGAGAACGGTTGTAGAAGGTAGTATACCTGTTTACGAGTATATCGGGGCAAAACAGGTCAACGCAACATATAACCGGACGAAAAATTACATCACATTAAATCGAGGACGGAAAAACGGTCTTCAGAAAGAAATGGCCGTTTGTACCCCGGAAGGGATCGTGGGACTTATTCAGGATTTAAGTGACCATTTTGCCGTGGTCATTCCCTTGATTAACGTGGATGCCCGGATTTCTGCCAAAATAAAAAAGAATAACTATTACGGTTCCTTGCAATGGGACGGTAATGATTATGCCTACTCCTATTTAAATGATATTCCCTATCACGTGGAGGTAAATGCCGGAGACACCATTGTCACTTCCGGTCTTTCAAAAATCTTCCCGGAAGGAATTGTCGTGGGATACGTAGAATCCGTTGACAAGGTAACTGCGAATTTTTTAAAGATAAAGGTCAAGCTGGCTGTTGATTTTAAACGCATAAACCATGTTTATGTCATATTGAATAACAAGAAAAACGAGCAAACAAGTTTAGAAGCCATAAACTATCATGAATAA
- a CDS encoding RNA polymerase sigma factor, with amino-acid sequence MCNLEKIVEKCRKGDRKAGEQLYHMFSAKMFAVCIQYSKSREEAEDNLQDGFIKVLESISQYKGKGSFEGWMKRIFINTALEKFRKKRSIQVVEEVPEVVDEDDVDDDVNIPPEVLFEFVNQLPEKYRLVFNLYVMEGMQHKEIAALLGISDGTSKSNLARAKEILKRKINAYMRDE; translated from the coding sequence ATGTGTAATTTGGAAAAAATAGTCGAAAAATGCAGAAAGGGGGACAGAAAAGCGGGAGAACAACTTTACCACATGTTCTCGGCTAAAATGTTTGCCGTATGCATTCAATATTCCAAATCACGCGAAGAGGCTGAAGATAATTTGCAGGATGGTTTCATTAAAGTGTTGGAGTCAATTAGCCAATACAAAGGAAAGGGCTCTTTCGAAGGTTGGATGAAACGCATTTTTATCAACACGGCGTTAGAGAAATTCAGAAAAAAACGATCCATTCAAGTTGTCGAAGAAGTTCCGGAAGTGGTGGACGAAGATGATGTTGATGACGACGTGAACATTCCTCCCGAGGTGTTGTTCGAGTTTGTCAATCAATTACCGGAGAAATACCGGCTGGTCTTCAACTTGTATGTCATGGAAGGCATGCAACACAAGGAGATCGCGGCATTATTAGGTATATCCGACGGGACGTCAAAATCCAACCTGGCACGGGCGAAGGAAATTTTGAAAAGGAAGATAAATGCATATATGAGAGATGAGTGA
- a CDS encoding rod shape-determining protein, which produces MGLFSFLTQDIAIDLGTANTIIIMNDKMVVNEPSIVAVDKKTEKVIAIGERARQMQGKTHEYIKTIRPLRDGVIADFNAAEQMIRGMIKMANGKSKFFSPSLRIVVCIPSGSTEVELRAVRDSAEHAGGRDVYMIYEPMAAALGIGLDVEAPEGNMIVDIGGGTTEIAVISLGGIVTNKSIRIAGDDLTDDIQEYMRHQHNIKIGERTAEEIKIHVGSALSELDEPPADFVVQGPNQMTSLPVEVPVSYQEIAHCIEKSISKIEIAILAALEQTPPELYADIVNKGIYLAGGGALLRGLDKRLTDKLNIPFHIAEDPLRAVARGTGIALKNVDKFSFLIR; this is translated from the coding sequence ATGGGTTTGTTTTCTTTTTTAACACAAGATATAGCGATCGACTTGGGAACGGCTAACACGATCATTATCATGAATGACAAGATGGTTGTGAACGAGCCGTCCATCGTTGCCGTGGATAAAAAAACAGAGAAAGTAATTGCTATTGGTGAGAGAGCTCGCCAAATGCAGGGTAAGACACACGAGTATATAAAGACGATTCGCCCGTTGAGGGATGGTGTGATCGCGGATTTTAACGCTGCCGAGCAGATGATTCGCGGTATGATCAAAATGGCTAACGGGAAGAGCAAGTTCTTCTCTCCTTCCTTGCGAATCGTGGTTTGTATACCTTCCGGAAGTACCGAAGTTGAATTACGTGCCGTACGCGACTCAGCCGAACATGCCGGGGGGCGCGATGTCTATATGATATACGAACCGATGGCTGCCGCTTTGGGTATCGGCTTGGACGTGGAAGCACCGGAGGGTAACATGATCGTGGATATAGGTGGTGGTACCACGGAGATCGCCGTGATCTCTTTGGGGGGTATCGTTACGAATAAGTCCATCCGTATCGCGGGTGATGACTTGACGGATGATATTCAGGAATACATGAGACATCAACACAATATAAAGATTGGAGAACGTACGGCAGAAGAAATTAAAATTCACGTGGGATCGGCTTTATCCGAATTGGATGAACCTCCTGCCGACTTCGTGGTACAGGGACCGAATCAGATGACCTCTCTTCCGGTTGAAGTTCCAGTTTCCTATCAAGAAATTGCCCATTGTATTGAAAAATCCATTTCTAAAATTGAAATTGCCATCTTGGCAGCTCTGGAGCAAACTCCTCCCGAGTTGTATGCGGATATTGTAAACAAAGGCATATACCTGGCAGGTGGTGGTGCGTTGTTACGCGGGTTAGATAAACGTCTGACCGACAAGTTGAATATACCATTCCATATTGCTGAAGATCCGTTGCGTGCCGTGGCCAGAGGTACGGGAATTGCATTAAAGAACGTGGATAAGTTCTCATTCCTTATAAGATAG
- the mreD gene encoding rod shape-determining protein MreD, which yields MNNINYFIHLLILFLLQIVIVDNIHLGSYFYLNIYILALYILPYKVKGIPLLLFGFFLGLIMDLADNTVGIHAAASTFIAYIRPRLLQLTSTREEIDDTHGEQGLTDVRWFLKYTFVSTLLFNIILIFAEAFTFNDILISIIRIILSTFISMLFMLLYYFIGIKKVQQ from the coding sequence ATGAATAATATAAACTATTTCATTCATTTGTTGATACTATTTTTGTTACAAATTGTAATCGTGGATAATATCCACCTTGGCTCCTATTTCTATTTGAATATTTATATTCTGGCTCTCTATATCTTACCTTACAAGGTGAAAGGTATACCATTATTGTTATTCGGTTTCTTTTTAGGTTTAATCATGGACTTGGCTGATAACACGGTAGGCATTCATGCTGCCGCGTCTACTTTCATCGCTTACATCCGTCCCCGTTTATTACAACTCACCTCTACCCGGGAAGAAATAGACGACACGCATGGTGAACAAGGTTTGACGGATGTCAGGTGGTTTTTGAAATACACGTTTGTTTCCACCCTGTTATTCAATATCATACTGATTTTTGCAGAAGCCTTTACTTTTAATGATATTCTGATCTCGATTATCCGGATTATTTTAAGTACCTTTATCTCAATGTTATTCATGTTACTCTACTATTTCATCGGAATTAAGAAAGTGCAGCAATGA
- the mrdA gene encoding penicillin-binding protein 2 produces MNKFGYRQGIISGIIVTVCVVYLLRLFTYQVVSDKYKIMAENNSQRTETEYPARGLIYDRNNKLLVDNQAAYDLMVIPNQVKAFDTLELISILDITKESLQKRMQDCRDYAKFKPSILVSQIPGNKYAILQEKLYRYPGFYIQTRTLRKYNVNHSADVFGYIGEVNSEQLKDPYYAQGDYIGISGLEKTYEKHLRGTKGKRVVLVDNKNRVKGSFADGEYDEDAIVGENLYTTLDVDLQEYAYELMQNKKGGIVAIEPSTGEILVKMSSPGYDPQLMVGLDRGKNYSKLLNDPLKPLFDRTTMAQYPPGSIFKTVQALIGLETKAISLQTQCTCSGGAYIVGGKFMKCHHHSSPVNLLQSIENSCNPYYANVFKRILELPEYRTVRNAYGEWRKYVMSFGFGNKICPDFSNEVSGSIPTQEYYDNVFKTQKWYPSYMISLSIGQGELMITPIQMANLATILANRGYYITPHIVRSINDSTSSQIEKHVIPIARKHFDPIVEGMQMVIKEGTGRRAQIDSITIAGKTGTVQNPHGDDHSVFIAFAPVENPKIALIVYVENGVWGSRYAAPIAGLLIEKYLKGKISDRKKPLEKEMFQGSLIHNTTSKVKETSNE; encoded by the coding sequence ATGAATAAATTCGGGTATAGACAAGGAATTATATCAGGGATTATTGTCACAGTATGTGTCGTGTACCTCCTGCGATTGTTTACCTATCAAGTGGTGTCCGATAAATATAAAATTATGGCCGAGAATAATTCTCAACGGACGGAAACCGAATATCCGGCACGAGGATTAATATATGATCGGAATAACAAACTTTTGGTTGATAATCAAGCGGCATACGATTTAATGGTTATTCCTAACCAGGTAAAAGCATTCGATACGTTGGAATTAATTTCCATTTTGGATATAACGAAAGAATCTTTGCAAAAAAGGATGCAGGATTGTCGGGATTACGCGAAGTTCAAACCTTCCATTTTGGTTTCACAGATCCCCGGAAATAAATATGCCATTCTTCAAGAAAAGCTTTATCGTTATCCGGGTTTTTACATACAAACCAGAACATTACGAAAGTATAATGTCAATCATTCTGCCGATGTTTTCGGCTATATCGGAGAGGTCAATTCCGAGCAGCTGAAAGATCCCTATTATGCACAAGGGGATTATATCGGGATCAGTGGCCTGGAAAAAACATACGAGAAACACCTGCGCGGTACCAAGGGAAAGCGTGTTGTTCTTGTTGACAATAAAAACCGGGTGAAGGGTTCGTTTGCTGATGGAGAATATGATGAAGACGCCATTGTCGGTGAAAATCTATACACGACTTTGGATGTCGATTTGCAGGAATATGCTTACGAGCTCATGCAGAACAAAAAGGGCGGGATCGTGGCTATTGAACCTTCCACGGGAGAGATATTGGTCAAGATGTCCAGTCCCGGTTATGATCCGCAACTGATGGTCGGTTTGGATCGGGGTAAAAATTATTCCAAATTGCTTAATGATCCGCTAAAACCCCTGTTCGACAGAACGACGATGGCACAATATCCCCCGGGATCCATTTTCAAAACCGTTCAGGCTTTGATTGGTTTGGAAACAAAGGCCATTTCCTTGCAAACGCAATGTACTTGTAGTGGAGGAGCTTATATCGTGGGAGGAAAATTTATGAAGTGTCACCATCATAGTTCTCCCGTGAATTTACTTCAATCCATTGAAAATTCCTGTAACCCTTATTACGCTAATGTTTTTAAAAGAATCCTGGAATTACCGGAATATCGAACGGTGCGAAATGCTTACGGGGAATGGCGGAAGTACGTGATGTCTTTCGGATTTGGCAATAAAATATGCCCGGATTTTTCCAATGAAGTGTCCGGTTCCATTCCTACACAGGAATATTACGACAACGTGTTTAAAACACAAAAATGGTACCCTTCTTACATGATTTCCCTTTCTATCGGTCAGGGTGAATTGATGATTACGCCGATTCAGATGGCAAACTTAGCCACGATTCTGGCTAACCGGGGGTACTATATTACACCCCATATTGTCAGGTCAATAAACGACTCGACTTCTAGCCAGATAGAAAAGCATGTTATCCCTATTGCCCGGAAACATTTTGACCCTATCGTGGAAGGAATGCAAATGGTTATCAAGGAAGGAACCGGACGTCGGGCTCAGATAGACTCGATTACCATAGCCGGAAAGACAGGTACCGTGCAAAATCCACATGGTGACGATCACTCCGTGTTTATCGCTTTTGCCCCGGTAGAAAATCCTAAAATCGCGTTGATTGTATATGTTGAAAACGGGGTTTGGGGATCACGTTACGCGGCCCCGATTGCCGGTTTGTTGATAGAGAAATATTTGAAAGGGAAAATATCCGACAGAAAGAAACCTCTTGAAAAAGAGATGTTTCAAGGAAGTCTGATCCATAATACAACCAGTAAAGTAAAAGAAACGAGCAATGAATAG